One region of Qipengyuania gaetbuli genomic DNA includes:
- the secE gene encoding preprotein translocase subunit SecE — protein sequence MADKDSKTSPAEFIRQVQTERRKVVWPTREETIRISIFVFIMMVILSLFFLGVDSMFGAVVRWLMTLA from the coding sequence ATGGCCGACAAAGACAGCAAGACCTCCCCCGCCGAATTCATCCGGCAGGTGCAGACCGAACGCCGCAAGGTCGTCTGGCCGACGCGTGAAGAGACGATCCGTATCTCGATCTTCGTCTTCATCATGATGGTCATTCTCTCGCTCTTCTTCCTCGGCGTCGATTCGATGTTCGGTGCCGTCGTGCGCTGGCTGATGACGCTGGCCTGA
- a CDS encoding CPBP family intramembrane glutamic endopeptidase, which translates to MDDSKVATLGWGRFILQFITVTLVFLAASAPAVIIFGMTSPGLLGSVAGSMAAALLVCWFWLRRDGALAEAWDMGKPAIGWGRTLAVGALGAGLIIAWFQLGTLLTRQLGLGAPEVAAVLDFVTESPASLLLWIVVVAWFTAGLGEELLYRGFLMDRLNRLPGLAGKMWLVIFIQAVLFGISHGYQSLAGVLITGVVGFGLGYLRAHSGGNLWACVIAHAMVDTLMMGTAYAGKMGLLPVAG; encoded by the coding sequence ATGGACGATAGCAAGGTCGCAACACTGGGCTGGGGGCGCTTCATCCTCCAGTTCATCACCGTCACGCTGGTATTCTTGGCCGCTTCGGCGCCGGCCGTCATCATCTTCGGCATGACTTCGCCCGGCCTGCTCGGCTCGGTCGCGGGCAGCATGGCTGCGGCCCTGCTCGTGTGCTGGTTCTGGCTGCGCAGGGACGGCGCGCTGGCCGAGGCGTGGGACATGGGCAAGCCCGCCATCGGCTGGGGCCGCACGCTTGCCGTCGGCGCACTGGGCGCCGGCCTCATCATCGCGTGGTTCCAACTCGGCACGCTGTTGACGCGCCAGCTCGGCCTCGGCGCGCCGGAAGTGGCCGCCGTGCTCGACTTCGTAACCGAAAGCCCGGCCAGCCTGCTCCTGTGGATCGTCGTGGTGGCGTGGTTCACTGCCGGCCTTGGCGAAGAGCTGCTTTACCGCGGATTCCTGATGGACCGCCTCAACCGCCTGCCGGGCCTTGCCGGCAAGATGTGGCTGGTGATCTTCATCCAGGCCGTGCTGTTCGGCATTTCGCACGGCTACCAGAGCCTTGCGGGCGTGCTGATCACCGGCGTCGTCGGCTTCGGCCTCGGTTACCTGCGCGCCCATAGCGGCGGCAATCTGTGGGCCTGCGTGATCGCCCACGCGATGGTCGACACGCTTATGATGGGCACGGCCTATGCCGGGAAGATGGGCCTGCTGCCGGTCGCTGGCTGA
- a CDS encoding glycosyltransferase family 87 protein: MLTHLREADWLTARRVRGYAVLIAIASLALLANSYIKAMQPAGTDFLAFWGAGHVAAAGNPVAAYDLAVQESVQTATGSEGWFVFVNPPPFLFAVTPFGALPFPIAWIAWVGVTYALWAWASIRAFPRLWPLVLAYPGALLAAGHAQTGLLTGALLVLAAQSLAQRPALSGAAIGALVVKPHLAVLTPFWLAMGGKWRAIVAAGASALGLLAASWLVFGTDTMAGYTTSWEASRAIMGERSDDFFLRMVTFYSQVRHWTGEGPAMVAGVLSGLAALAAAMLAWRKSGEDVRASASAMLAATALASPYLFNYDLPFLIFPTLWLVEQGLERGFRPYEKLGLVALWFAPYATRAAALPLEVNFMPLCSLALLWLVWTRAGQR, translated from the coding sequence GTGCTCACACATCTTCGCGAAGCGGACTGGCTGACCGCAAGGCGCGTGCGCGGCTATGCGGTGCTGATCGCGATCGCCTCGCTGGCGCTGCTGGCGAACAGCTACATCAAGGCGATGCAGCCGGCCGGGACCGATTTCCTCGCCTTCTGGGGCGCGGGCCATGTCGCGGCGGCAGGCAATCCGGTGGCGGCCTACGACCTTGCCGTGCAGGAAAGCGTGCAGACCGCCACGGGAAGCGAAGGCTGGTTCGTCTTCGTCAATCCGCCGCCCTTCCTGTTTGCCGTCACGCCGTTCGGCGCGCTGCCGTTCCCGATTGCGTGGATTGCCTGGGTGGGCGTGACCTATGCGCTGTGGGCCTGGGCGAGCATCCGCGCCTTCCCGCGCCTGTGGCCGCTGGTCCTCGCCTATCCGGGCGCCTTGCTGGCCGCTGGCCACGCGCAGACGGGGCTGCTGACCGGCGCGCTGCTGGTTCTGGCGGCGCAATCGCTGGCGCAGCGTCCGGCATTGTCGGGCGCGGCCATCGGGGCGCTGGTGGTAAAGCCGCACCTTGCCGTGCTCACGCCCTTCTGGCTGGCGATGGGCGGCAAGTGGCGCGCCATAGTCGCTGCGGGAGCGAGCGCGCTCGGCCTGCTGGCAGCCTCGTGGCTGGTGTTCGGCACGGACACGATGGCCGGCTACACCACCAGCTGGGAAGCCAGCCGCGCCATCATGGGCGAGCGCAGCGACGACTTCTTCCTGCGCATGGTGACCTTCTATTCGCAGGTCCGCCACTGGACGGGTGAGGGACCGGCGATGGTCGCAGGTGTCCTGAGCGGTCTTGCTGCGCTGGCGGCGGCCATGCTGGCATGGCGCAAATCCGGCGAAGACGTGCGGGCAAGCGCGTCGGCCATGCTGGCGGCCACCGCGCTCGCCTCCCCATACTTGTTCAATTACGACCTGCCCTTCCTGATCTTCCCGACACTGTGGCTGGTGGAGCAGGGGCTGGAGCGCGGCTTCAGGCCTTACGAGAAACTCGGCCTCGTCGCCTTGTGGTTCGCGCCCTACGCCACACGCGCCGCGGCGCTCCCGCTGGAGGTCAACTTCATGCCGCTGTGCTCGCTTGCGCTGCTGTGGCTCGTCTGGACGCGCGCCGGTCAGCGCTGA
- a CDS encoding MBL fold metallo-hydrolase produces MRAILALAAALGLAVPAAGEEGGVCERELVVLGAGQDAGAPQIGNADDAGERLLPSSLALIDRGSNKRYLFDASPAITEQLALLDGNEPPTESLGIDGIFLTHAHIGHYLGLAWLGREAAGAKGVPVYALPRMAQFLRTNGPWSQLVELGNIEVRLLANGGITPLDLGRLRVLPYAVPHRDEYSETAGFMVFAGKTAFHYVPDIDSWAQFTRGDRSALFELVETGRYVFIDATFWDDNELPGRDMSEIPHPRVRATMDMLQHLPADQRAKVRFIHYNHTNPIRDPASAEAREVEARGFGIARRGDRFCLD; encoded by the coding sequence ATGAGGGCGATCCTCGCGCTGGCTGCCGCACTTGGCCTCGCAGTCCCGGCTGCCGGGGAAGAGGGCGGCGTATGCGAGCGCGAGCTGGTCGTCCTTGGCGCAGGACAGGACGCAGGTGCGCCGCAGATCGGCAATGCGGACGACGCAGGGGAGCGCCTGCTGCCTTCCTCGCTCGCGCTGATCGATCGAGGGTCGAACAAGCGTTACCTGTTCGACGCCTCGCCCGCGATTACCGAACAGCTGGCGCTGCTCGACGGGAACGAGCCACCCACCGAAAGCCTCGGCATCGATGGCATCTTCCTGACCCATGCGCATATCGGCCACTATCTCGGCCTCGCCTGGCTCGGGCGCGAGGCGGCAGGCGCGAAAGGCGTACCGGTCTATGCCCTGCCGCGCATGGCGCAGTTCCTGCGCACGAACGGCCCGTGGAGCCAGCTGGTCGAGCTCGGCAATATCGAGGTCAGGCTACTGGCGAACGGGGGCATTACCCCGCTCGACCTCGGGCGCCTGCGCGTGCTGCCCTACGCCGTGCCTCACCGCGACGAATATTCCGAAACGGCAGGCTTCATGGTCTTCGCCGGGAAAACCGCCTTCCACTACGTGCCCGACATCGACAGCTGGGCGCAGTTCACACGCGGCGATCGCTCGGCCCTGTTCGAACTGGTCGAGACGGGGCGCTATGTCTTCATTGACGCGACCTTCTGGGACGACAACGAACTGCCCGGCCGCGACATGAGCGAGATCCCGCACCCCCGCGTCAGGGCGACGATGGACATGCTCCAGCACCTGCCCGCCGACCAGCGCGCCAAGGTGCGCTTCATCCATTACAACCACACCAACCCGATCCGCGATCCGGCCTCGGCCGAGGCGCGCGAGGTGGAAGCGCGCGGCTTCGGGATCGCGCGGCGCGGCGACCGTTTCTGCCTCGATTGA
- the rplA gene encoding 50S ribosomal protein L1 — translation MAKQTKTQQVRAKLDAEKLYTVDEAIATLREHKAKFDETVEVAMNLGVDPRHADQMVRGMVSLPSGTGKDVKVAVFARGDNADKALAAGADKVGAEDLMEDMQNGNLDYDRVIATPDMMGVVGRLGKVLGPKGLMPNPKLGTVTPNVEQAVKDAKSGQVEFRVEKQGIIHSGIGKLSFKDEDLKANFKALTDAIVKSKPSGAKGKYVRKVTLTSSMGPGLKVDLGEVEGA, via the coding sequence ATGGCAAAGCAGACGAAGACCCAGCAGGTCCGCGCCAAGCTGGACGCTGAAAAGCTTTACACCGTGGACGAAGCCATCGCCACGCTGCGCGAGCACAAGGCCAAGTTCGACGAAACCGTCGAAGTCGCCATGAACCTCGGCGTCGATCCGCGCCACGCCGACCAGATGGTCCGCGGCATGGTCTCGCTGCCCTCGGGCACGGGCAAGGACGTTAAGGTCGCTGTCTTCGCCCGCGGCGACAACGCCGACAAGGCGCTGGCCGCCGGTGCCGACAAGGTTGGTGCCGAAGACCTCATGGAAGACATGCAGAACGGCAACCTCGACTATGACCGCGTGATCGCCACGCCGGACATGATGGGCGTCGTCGGCCGCCTCGGTAAGGTGCTGGGTCCCAAGGGCCTGATGCCGAACCCGAAGCTGGGCACCGTGACCCCGAACGTGGAACAGGCCGTGAAGGACGCCAAGAGCGGCCAGGTCGAATTCCGCGTCGAAAAGCAGGGCATCATCCACAGCGGCATCGGCAAGCTGTCGTTCAAGGACGAAGACCTGAAGGCGAACTTCAAGGCCCTGACCGACGCGATCGTCAAGTCGAAGCCCTCGGGCGCCAAGGGCAAGTACGTCCGCAAGGTCACGCTGACCTCGTCGATGGGCCCGGGCCTCAAGGTCGACCTCGGCGAAGTCGAAGGCGCTTAA
- the nusG gene encoding transcription termination/antitermination protein NusG, which produces MARWYIIHAYSGFENKVRDSIIAEAERLGLSEGVEEVEVPTETVTEVKRGKKVQVERKFMPGYVLAKLNMTDDIYHLVKNTPKVTGFLGTNNKPQAISEKEAARYFGGVEEAKAAPKKQVDVDYEIGDQVKVLDGPFASFNGLVEELDFDKQKVKVSVSIFGRATPVELDFEQVELVK; this is translated from the coding sequence ATGGCACGCTGGTACATCATCCACGCCTATTCCGGCTTCGAGAACAAGGTCCGCGATTCGATCATCGCCGAGGCCGAGCGCCTGGGCCTGTCCGAAGGCGTCGAAGAAGTCGAAGTCCCGACCGAGACCGTGACCGAAGTGAAGCGCGGCAAGAAGGTCCAGGTCGAACGCAAGTTCATGCCGGGCTACGTGCTCGCCAAGCTGAACATGACCGACGACATCTACCACCTGGTCAAGAACACGCCCAAGGTGACCGGCTTCCTCGGCACTAACAACAAGCCGCAGGCGATCTCCGAAAAGGAAGCCGCGCGCTATTTTGGCGGTGTGGAAGAAGCCAAGGCAGCACCCAAGAAGCAGGTCGATGTCGATTACGAAATCGGCGACCAGGTCAAGGTGCTCGACGGCCCCTTCGCCAGCTTCAACGGCCTTGTCGAGGAACTCGATTTCGACAAGCAGAAGGTCAAGGTTTCGGTCTCGATCTTCGGCCGCGCCACCCCGGTGGAACTCGACTTCGAGCAGGTCGAACTGGTCAAGTAA
- a CDS encoding alanine/glycine:cation symporter family protein, which translates to MATSQAPSLGERLVEPVTNISDFIWVGTWNGVEVIPFPPMTIFLLGMGLWIMVGLKFYPILKLGAAIKGLFAGRKSAGEGEISPFAALSTALSGQVGTGNLAGVATAIALGGPGAIFWMWITALFGMALAFAEGSLAIRYRERTSDGVLRGGPMTYIMMGLGKKWTWLAVVFCLGTLFSALVTGNSIQANAVADGLNELFGIEEWLGGLIVAILVFIVIIGGIKSIGNVAEKVVPFMAAAYIVMAVIALILNFGDLGETFALIFHGAFNPQAASGGFVGAAMIIAIRAGVARGLFSNEAGQGSTAIAHAVAQTNDPEQQGRMAMLGTFIDTIVICTMTALVILTVRGDFTAGGEAVLHAWQSDKVGFEMTSGAFAAAFPMMLAGVPIGTLVASIALILFVFTTLLTWSYYGERAITFLYDRMKGSNRAGEKKLHMAWRVLWCVVIFLGAAQPSELVWRLGDISNAAMALPNLLALALLSGVVFKLAKGIKDAGPTHMADTPEEPEEY; encoded by the coding sequence ATGGCAACAAGCCAGGCACCGAGCTTGGGAGAACGGCTGGTAGAGCCGGTCACCAATATTTCCGATTTTATCTGGGTAGGGACGTGGAACGGGGTGGAAGTCATTCCCTTCCCGCCGATGACCATCTTCCTGTTGGGCATGGGCCTGTGGATCATGGTCGGCCTGAAATTCTATCCGATCCTGAAACTGGGCGCGGCGATCAAGGGGCTGTTTGCCGGCCGCAAGAGCGCCGGCGAAGGCGAGATTTCGCCCTTTGCGGCGCTTTCGACCGCGCTGTCCGGGCAGGTCGGCACGGGCAACCTTGCCGGTGTCGCCACCGCCATCGCGCTGGGCGGACCCGGCGCCATCTTCTGGATGTGGATCACCGCGCTATTCGGCATGGCACTGGCTTTCGCCGAAGGCAGCCTCGCCATCCGCTACCGCGAGCGCACCAGCGACGGCGTGCTGCGCGGCGGCCCGATGACCTACATCATGATGGGGCTGGGCAAGAAATGGACCTGGCTCGCCGTGGTCTTCTGCCTCGGCACGCTGTTCTCTGCATTGGTCACGGGCAATTCGATCCAGGCCAATGCGGTGGCGGACGGTCTCAACGAGCTGTTCGGTATCGAGGAATGGCTCGGCGGGCTGATTGTCGCGATCCTCGTGTTCATCGTCATCATCGGCGGCATCAAGTCGATCGGCAACGTGGCGGAAAAGGTCGTGCCCTTCATGGCCGCGGCCTACATCGTGATGGCAGTGATCGCGCTGATCCTGAACTTCGGCGACCTGGGTGAAACCTTCGCACTGATCTTCCACGGGGCGTTCAACCCGCAGGCGGCAAGCGGCGGCTTCGTCGGCGCGGCGATGATCATCGCCATCCGCGCCGGTGTCGCGCGCGGCCTGTTTTCCAACGAGGCCGGCCAGGGTTCGACTGCCATCGCCCACGCGGTGGCGCAGACCAACGATCCCGAACAGCAGGGCCGCATGGCGATGCTGGGCACATTCATCGACACCATCGTGATCTGCACCATGACGGCGCTGGTCATCCTCACCGTGCGCGGCGACTTTACCGCGGGCGGCGAGGCGGTGCTCCACGCCTGGCAATCCGACAAGGTCGGCTTCGAGATGACCAGCGGCGCCTTTGCCGCGGCCTTCCCGATGATGCTGGCTGGCGTGCCGATTGGAACGCTGGTCGCCTCGATCGCGCTGATCCTGTTCGTCTTCACCACGCTGTTGACGTGGTCCTATTACGGCGAGCGTGCGATCACCTTCCTCTACGACCGGATGAAGGGGTCCAACCGTGCGGGCGAGAAGAAGCTGCACATGGCATGGCGCGTGCTGTGGTGCGTGGTGATCTTCCTCGGCGCGGCACAGCCTTCCGAACTGGTCTGGCGCCTCGGCGACATTTCCAACGCGGCGATGGCCCTGCCCAACCTGCTGGCGCTCGCGCTGCTGAGCGGCGTGGTGTTCAAGCTGGCCAAGGGCATCAAGGATGCCGGCCCCACGCACATGGCCGATACGCCGGAAGAGCCGGAGGAATACTGA
- a CDS encoding DUF885 domain-containing protein encodes MMKTFAAKTAMALVLATGVGACSTVGTYAEAPVAAAKQATAAVALDALLDRSEAAYLDRNPTSAFFRGDFSDADTLGDFSPAYYAKERAAAQADLAALRLIDRNALSETGRIVYDTFEYTMQRRIAETDPEILPTILATPIDHFRGFHVFYPRLSAPGALMPFDTVTDYENNLARHASAAKGMDDMITRMRTGMARGITLPRLTVEIMIQQFDTQLGAADAANPYYAPLGAFPASFSQAEKDRLTAAYRASVKDTLFPAMKRMRDFLASEYLPKARASIAATDGPGGDAYYAFRIEEMTTLPLTAEEIHQTGLAEVARINAALAKARAEAGDRKQVTYTTKADLQAAWYEVGRKVDPLMDRLFLNQPKTPLRIEPYEEYREAFNLAASYYPGKIDGSRPGTFYFSGYNVAERKLGTSVALYMHEGNPGHHFETMLAYENEELPDFMRYNGFTAYGEGWGLYAESLGYELGLYDDPLDRIGALAGGELLRAVRLVVDTGMHAKGWSREKAIEYMVANGQPRDFAESETARYIVMPAQALAYKTGELKIKALRAKAEKALGKDFDVRRFHDQVLSTGNIPLSVLEAKIDAWIAAGGK; translated from the coding sequence ATGATGAAGACTTTCGCAGCGAAGACCGCGATGGCGCTGGTTCTGGCAACTGGAGTGGGCGCCTGTTCGACCGTCGGCACCTATGCCGAAGCACCGGTGGCGGCAGCGAAGCAGGCCACGGCTGCAGTGGCGCTCGATGCCCTGCTCGACCGGAGCGAGGCGGCCTATCTCGACCGCAATCCCACCTCCGCATTCTTCCGCGGCGATTTCTCTGACGCGGATACGCTGGGCGATTTCTCGCCTGCCTATTACGCCAAGGAACGCGCTGCCGCGCAGGCGGACCTTGCCGCGCTGCGCCTGATCGATCGCAATGCGCTGAGCGAGACGGGCCGTATCGTCTACGACACCTTCGAATACACGATGCAGCGCCGGATCGCGGAAACCGATCCCGAAATCCTGCCGACCATCCTGGCAACGCCGATCGACCATTTCCGCGGCTTCCACGTGTTCTACCCGCGCCTGTCGGCCCCGGGTGCGCTGATGCCGTTCGACACGGTCACGGATTACGAGAACAACCTTGCCCGCCATGCGTCTGCGGCCAAGGGCATGGACGACATGATCACGCGGATGCGCACCGGCATGGCGCGGGGCATCACCCTGCCGCGCCTGACGGTGGAAATCATGATCCAGCAGTTCGACACGCAGCTGGGCGCAGCCGATGCCGCGAACCCATATTACGCTCCGCTGGGCGCCTTCCCGGCCAGCTTCTCGCAGGCCGAAAAGGACCGCCTGACCGCCGCCTACCGTGCGAGCGTGAAGGACACGCTGTTCCCGGCGATGAAGCGGATGCGCGATTTCCTCGCCAGTGAATACCTGCCCAAGGCCCGCGCCAGCATCGCGGCGACCGACGGCCCGGGGGGCGATGCCTATTACGCCTTCCGCATCGAGGAAATGACCACGCTGCCGTTGACGGCGGAGGAAATCCACCAGACCGGCCTTGCCGAAGTCGCGCGCATCAATGCAGCGCTCGCCAAGGCGAGGGCAGAGGCCGGCGACCGCAAGCAGGTGACCTACACCACCAAGGCGGACCTGCAGGCGGCCTGGTACGAGGTCGGCCGCAAGGTCGATCCGCTGATGGACCGCCTGTTCCTCAACCAGCCCAAGACCCCGCTGCGGATCGAGCCTTACGAAGAGTATCGCGAGGCCTTCAACCTCGCCGCCTCCTACTATCCCGGCAAGATCGACGGGTCGCGTCCGGGCACCTTCTACTTCAGCGGCTACAACGTGGCGGAGCGCAAGCTCGGTACCTCGGTCGCGCTCTACATGCACGAAGGCAATCCGGGCCATCACTTCGAGACCATGCTGGCCTACGAGAACGAGGAACTGCCCGATTTCATGCGCTACAACGGCTTTACCGCCTATGGCGAGGGCTGGGGACTTTATGCCGAAAGCCTCGGCTACGAGCTGGGCCTTTATGACGACCCGCTCGACAGGATCGGCGCGCTTGCGGGCGGCGAACTGCTGCGTGCAGTGCGCCTCGTCGTCGATACCGGCATGCATGCCAAGGGCTGGAGCCGCGAGAAGGCCATCGAATACATGGTCGCCAACGGCCAGCCGCGCGATTTCGCCGAAAGCGAGACGGCGCGCTACATCGTGATGCCGGCCCAGGCGCTGGCCTACAAGACGGGCGAACTGAAGATAAAGGCCCTGCGTGCCAAGGCCGAGAAGGCGCTGGGCAAGGATTTCGACGTCCGCCGCTTCCACGACCAGGTGCTTTCGACGGGCAATATCCCGCTGTCGGTGCTGGAAGCCAAGATCGACGCCTGGATCGCCGCTGGGGGCAAGTAA
- the rplK gene encoding 50S ribosomal protein L11, which produces MAKKIEGYIKLQVPAGTANPSPPIGPALGQRGVNIMEFCKAFNAATQDLEKSAPIPTVITVYADRSFSFVTKTPPASFYLKKAAKLKSGSKEPGKVSAGTIKRSAVKEIAEAKMADLNANDIDQAMKIIEGSARSMGLEVVEG; this is translated from the coding sequence ATGGCCAAGAAAATCGAAGGCTATATCAAGCTGCAGGTGCCCGCCGGCACTGCAAACCCGTCGCCCCCGATCGGCCCGGCACTGGGTCAGCGCGGCGTGAACATCATGGAATTCTGCAAGGCGTTCAACGCCGCCACGCAGGACCTCGAAAAGAGCGCCCCGATCCCGACGGTCATCACCGTCTATGCCGACCGTTCGTTCAGCTTCGTCACCAAGACGCCGCCGGCATCGTTCTACCTGAAGAAGGCTGCCAAGCTGAAGTCGGGCTCGAAGGAGCCGGGCAAGGTTTCGGCCGGGACCATCAAGCGCAGCGCCGTCAAGGAAATCGCTGAAGCCAAGATGGCCGACCTCAACGCGAACGATATCGACCAGGCCATGAAGATCATCGAAGGCTCCGCGCGTTCGATGGGCCTCGAAGTGGTGGAGGGCTAA
- a CDS encoding DUF885 domain-containing protein: MKPIRLALACASAITLAACAATPPVADSMPVAQADEVSEHDKLFGLFEDADERSLKLNPISALFRGDMRYADRLGDYMTDEFNNATRADAQLNLAKLAEIDRSKLSATDQLAYDVFAYNQREVLAGLTPEILAATSVRPVNHFAGFHTFYPSFASGQSAAPFETVEDYENNLSRHRDYVALTDRSIARFREGMASGVLETKLTIGNVISQLDTQLAMDIEESPFFMPVKNFPDSFSAADKARLEAEYRTGIADIYAAHARLRDFLRDEYYAAARGTVGLSQMKGGEALYRRLVEDTTTLPLEPDYLHNLGLSEVARIKGELEKVKAEVGFAGSLNEFFDYVRTDPKFQPKSREALTQTYYDIGKQVDAKIPQYFSLTPKTPLEIKPYEEYREKFEAGGSYQGGSPDGSRPGTFYFNAYDLPSRLTTGNVTLYLHEGAPGHHFQISLAQENEALPAFMRFGGTTAYVEGWALYAETLGYEMGFFEDPWNRYGTLQDEQLRAMRLVVDTGLHSKGWTRDQAINFMLENSGMTRTEVVAEVERYIAIPSQALAYKVGALKIQELRRKAEAALGDDFDIRAFHAQVLDTGGLPLPVLEGKIDRWIAAGGK, from the coding sequence ATGAAACCGATCCGCCTCGCGCTGGCCTGCGCGTCCGCCATCACGCTTGCCGCCTGCGCAGCGACCCCGCCGGTTGCAGACAGCATGCCGGTGGCGCAAGCCGACGAGGTGAGCGAGCACGACAAGCTGTTCGGCCTGTTCGAGGATGCGGACGAGCGCAGCCTCAAGCTCAACCCGATCTCCGCCCTGTTCCGCGGTGACATGCGCTATGCCGACCGGCTGGGCGATTACATGACCGACGAGTTCAACAATGCGACCCGCGCCGACGCGCAGCTTAACCTTGCCAAGCTGGCCGAGATCGACCGTTCCAAGCTGTCGGCGACGGACCAGCTGGCTTACGACGTGTTCGCCTATAACCAGCGCGAGGTGCTGGCCGGGCTGACCCCTGAAATCCTCGCTGCGACCAGCGTGCGTCCGGTCAACCACTTTGCAGGCTTCCACACGTTCTATCCCAGCTTCGCCAGCGGGCAGAGCGCGGCGCCCTTCGAAACGGTCGAGGATTACGAGAACAATTTGTCGCGTCACCGCGACTATGTTGCCTTGACCGACCGCTCGATCGCGCGCTTCCGCGAAGGCATGGCGAGCGGGGTGCTGGAAACGAAGCTGACCATCGGCAATGTCATCAGCCAGCTCGACACGCAGCTGGCGATGGATATCGAGGAATCGCCCTTCTTCATGCCGGTGAAGAACTTCCCCGACAGCTTCTCCGCTGCCGACAAGGCGCGGCTGGAGGCGGAATATCGCACCGGCATTGCCGACATCTATGCCGCTCATGCGCGCCTGCGCGATTTCCTGCGCGATGAATATTACGCCGCTGCGCGGGGCACCGTGGGCCTGTCCCAGATGAAGGGCGGCGAAGCGCTCTATCGCCGGCTGGTGGAGGACACGACCACCCTGCCGCTCGAGCCCGACTATCTTCATAACCTCGGCCTGTCCGAAGTCGCGCGCATCAAGGGCGAGCTGGAAAAGGTGAAGGCGGAGGTCGGCTTTGCCGGCTCGCTCAACGAATTCTTCGACTATGTCCGCACCGATCCCAAGTTCCAGCCGAAGAGCCGCGAGGCGCTGACGCAGACCTATTACGATATCGGCAAGCAAGTCGATGCGAAGATCCCGCAGTATTTCTCGCTGACGCCCAAGACTCCGCTTGAGATCAAGCCTTACGAGGAATATCGCGAAAAGTTCGAGGCTGGCGGTTCGTACCAGGGCGGATCGCCCGACGGATCGCGTCCGGGCACCTTCTATTTCAACGCCTACGACCTGCCCAGCCGCCTGACGACGGGCAATGTCACGCTCTACCTCCACGAAGGTGCGCCGGGGCATCACTTCCAGATCAGCCTCGCGCAGGAGAACGAGGCGCTGCCCGCCTTCATGCGCTTTGGCGGGACCACGGCCTATGTCGAGGGCTGGGCGCTCTATGCCGAGACGCTGGGCTACGAGATGGGCTTCTTCGAGGACCCGTGGAACCGCTACGGCACGCTGCAGGACGAACAGCTGCGCGCGATGCGGCTGGTGGTCGACACGGGCCTTCATTCCAAGGGCTGGACGCGCGACCAGGCGATCAACTTCATGCTGGAAAACTCGGGCATGACCCGCACCGAGGTCGTGGCAGAGGTGGAACGCTATATCGCCATTCCCAGCCAGGCGCTGGCCTACAAGGTGGGCGCGCTGAAGATCCAGGAACTGCGCCGCAAGGCAGAAGCCGCGCTGGGTGACGATTTCGACATTCGCGCCTTCCATGCGCAGGTGCTCGACACTGGCGGCCTGCCGCTGCCTGTGCTGGAAGGAAAGATCGACCGCTGGATTGCAGCCGGCGGCAAGTAA
- a CDS encoding PspA/IM30 family protein, which yields MFRIAIQVRELISSNVTSALDGASNPAKLLARLQREIEEALIGLAGETTKARRQQDRLKAELVQANAQEADWGAKARVAMDNGREDLARKALHAREDSRSKIAQLKQDIARLDAEMTEMQEAEIQLEAKRDDVRKRLADQLAADGNASGSAPRGGFASRTEKRMDHIANLEKRTAFATEDDAVGRGNASVDREIEEMRRERLVDDELAAIRSAAPAKPKKAGKSSKAA from the coding sequence ATGTTTCGTATCGCCATCCAGGTGCGAGAGCTCATTTCCAGTAACGTGACCAGCGCGCTCGACGGTGCGTCCAATCCGGCCAAGCTGCTCGCCCGGCTCCAGCGGGAAATCGAGGAAGCGCTGATCGGCCTTGCCGGGGAAACCACCAAGGCGCGCCGCCAGCAAGATCGGCTCAAGGCCGAACTGGTGCAAGCCAATGCGCAGGAAGCCGACTGGGGCGCCAAGGCCCGCGTCGCCATGGACAACGGCCGCGAGGATCTGGCCCGCAAGGCACTGCACGCCCGCGAGGACAGTCGCAGCAAGATTGCGCAGCTCAAGCAGGACATCGCGCGCCTTGATGCCGAGATGACCGAGATGCAGGAAGCGGAAATCCAGCTCGAGGCGAAGCGCGACGATGTGCGCAAGCGCCTCGCCGACCAGCTCGCCGCCGATGGCAATGCCTCCGGTTCGGCCCCGCGCGGCGGCTTCGCCAGCCGGACCGAAAAGCGGATGGACCACATCGCCAACCTCGAAAAGCGCACTGCCTTTGCGACCGAAGACGACGCCGTGGGCCGCGGTAATGCCTCGGTCGACCGCGAGATCGAGGAAATGCGCCGCGAGCGCCTCGTCGACGACGAGCTTGCCGCCATCCGCAGTGCTGCGCCCGCCAAGCCGAAAAAGGCCGGCAAGAGCAGCAAGGCTGCCTGA